The Cygnus olor isolate bCygOlo1 chromosome 2, bCygOlo1.pri.v2, whole genome shotgun sequence genome contains the following window.
CAAAGATGTACTCATGGTCACATCACACTAATGACAAGAGGCGGCATCATGAGAAATGGctaaacaaaatgaatggaTGGGTAGATTTGGCTGGAAACAGACacgggaaggggaaggaggaaaaaaaaaaagcatacagtaAAGATATTGCCAGGATTGTCCTCTAAATCAGGGCTCCTTACCTCATGTAGGATGTAGGAGACAGAGACTTTGGTTTGGCCCACTGGTATGGATGCTGTGGCACAGACAGGTACTGCTCACAGAAGTTTCCTTTCCTGATATGCTGAAAGCTGGAGAAGTCTTCTGGTGACAAATCGGCAGTCGGCGATATGGTCCCATGATCCTCGCCAGCCGGTTCCGTTTTGAGAGTCATGGATGGGGTGTGGTCGATGGCGGTCTTCCTTGACTTGATGGGAATCCCATCATTCATATCTATCGTGCTGTCAGTGGTGAGAGCATTGATGGCAGCGACAATGGCAGAGCTGGTGTACTGGTTGGTGTTCCCCAGCCACGTCTCGTCTGTGACGCTCACCCGCGGCGAGTTTTGTGGTGAAGGTGTTGGGGAGTGGTGTGGCGAGTAGGAAGTCTGCCGGCCATTGAGGCTGTACTTTCTCTTGTTGCAGGGAGATGGAGGCCTGGAGTTGCGGGCCCCCAGCCAGTTCTCCTCTGTGATGCTCGTCCTGGGAGATGTCGACGGAGAGTGCCTTGGCGAATTGAGCAAAGTGCAGGCCACCATGCCACGCTGGTAGCCTTCCTCTGTGTCAGTGGTCTTTGGAGAGACACATGGGGACTGCCACGGAGAGGTCTGGGGCGAAGTGTATGGGTACGAGTAGTTGGACTCGTAGGAAGACGCTTCAGAGTTGCAGCTTCTGGAAGACAAGCTACTAGCTGGACTCAGGCAGGACGGGTCTCTGTACGCCTCGATGTTCGGTAAGTTCAAAGTGGCAGTGGAAGGTGATCGCTTTGCATTTGGGATGGCCTCCTCAACCTCATCATGAAAAAACTGGTTGTTGTTATGATGAAGTCCCATGTAAGAGGTGATCTCAATTCTAGGGCTCTCCAGTGCTGGAGCTCCATTAGGTCTGATGTTTGGAGGCAGGTAATACTCGGATGCCCCACTGTCAATGTGTCCTCCATATCCAGAAGGGTGATTTGTTGATGGGACAACTGAAATGACGGGATTTGATGTCTGAAGGCCATGACATGGAGTTGACAATGAGGAATGTGCCACATTTAGAGGCAAGCCAGCATTTACGTTTGAAGATGTGTAATTATAGtgttctggaaaacaaacaaacaaacaaaaaataatgatatgAAGTGTTGCACATAAATACTCACTTAGCAACATACCGAGCTGCAGTGGAGGAACATGACAAAACACACAAGAGAACAGCACTCTTTGACAACCCATCAGACAGGCATGCCATGTTAGGGGAGAAGCTGCAGACTTGTATCCTTGAAAATCCTACTAACTGAGCAGCACGAGACAAGCTGTCTTGTGACACGGATGTACATGGACTGAGTTTGTCTTGAGGAGACATATGTAAatcttcaaaaccaaaaactgaGTCTTCAAACAAGGGTGCATCAGCATTCAGAGACTGCAATGCTGCCCAAGGGATGTGCTTTTACATGTGAGCCTAATTCCCTCGCTGAAAAGctggaatattaaaaacaaaacaaaaaaaaaatcaacaaaaaaagtGGAGGCAGACTAAAACAAAGAACATGATCAACTgcattctgttaaaaaaattatacaCAACTGAAATTTCCATTACAGCGAGTTTCCAAACAGTTCCAGTTAACTAGGTTTTTGGAACGAGATGGATCTATTGACCTGCTCTCATTTCTGGGACCACTTATCCTCTGGCCCAACTGGCAAAGACCAGGTGATGGATAAACATGGATGTGTTGCTACTCTGTGACAGATgaaattccactgaaattgCTGGTTCTCGCGCGTGCCACATTAAGCACTGCCAGCAGAGTGCTCTTGGCCAACTCTCTAAGTATGTTACAGCTCCGGGTGTATTAAAGAAATAGCACAGTTGCGCTGTGTGGAAAACCTGAAAAGTGACAGATCACATCAGAGACTTGCACCAACACAGGGGAACAACCCAACCTTCATACACCTTCATCCCTGCTGTGCTATGGAGAACCTGAATCCCAGTGCTGGCCTGCAGGAGACCATCCTCTCCTCGCCCCACCATTGGCCTGCTGGTGGGGCACCTTCAGCTCCACTCCCTCTTCCCTGGGGCTGCATGTGGGTCCCTATTTGCCACCCAGGGACGCCCCAGGCTGTGGACGGGGATACAGGCAGCCCTTGGTGCTCTGAATGGTGGTAGGATCAGGAGTCACCCCCTGTGCTTTCTGGCATAGGGAGGCCTGGTGTCACCAGCACACTTGGGCCAGAGACCCTCATGCCAGTGTCTCGCCATACTGGGGAAAGATAACAAACCCTTGCTATCAGCCCGCTGAATTTGATGTTTGGGTAATGCTGTTCTACAAGTTTATTCACAGCAGGCTGGAAATACACCCCGCTCCAGCCCCATGCACAACCAGCATTACCGCAGGTTTGTTAGGGCAGTGGCGCTTTCCCACAAGACAAGGGGAAACTTCGTGCGCCCCAGGCCAGACTTGGTCCACACAGGTAACTAGTTCCCATCCCTCCCAGGTGGCAAGCTCCCAGCAGTGCCCCATGTCCACCTTCCCCGCATAGATGCAGAAAAGCTTTGTTAATCATTGTGACTGGTATTCCCAACACGACTCACTCCCCAGGAGTGCTGTGGATGCAAACAAGCCTCCGAGCAGGTTATGCCATCCAGTGCTACCGGCTATTCGCTTTCTTTTGTGTATGAGCTCAGCCCTCTCTGGTGTCATCCTCCGGCTATCCCATGCTCATGTTTCTCTCTGGCAACGACTCTGAGACAAATGGTACTTACAAAAAATTAATGTGCTCTAGCAGTTTCACAGCTACTCTGTGAAGTTCCAGCTGCTTTATGCCACGTCAGGTACCATTcacaaacaacaagaaacaaCATCTTTTCAGCTCACTTTCTACTCTACCTTCAGAAACGAGGCGTTTAGTGAGAAGAGTCATTAAATTACAACAGAGCATACCGCAGATAAAACTGGATTATTCAAAGCACGATACAGCTTCACACACCATTCAAACAACAAGGCAAGGAGGAACTGTGGAAAAAGGGGTGCTCCTTTGATACGGGTTATCTGACTGCAGTGGTCATGGCAATGCACAGTTCTGCCTGAGGGACCAGAGCCCTCTCCTTCCAAAACTAGTTGCCTCTTCTTGCTGCCCTGTTGCATGGCAGCACTGCTCACTCACAGCTACTGCAACCACTACTACTTTCTCacttttcacagaaagaaaaaaaaaaaaaaacatcaaagtgGCAGTCAGTGGTAAGACCTTCTCCGTTTCAGAAAGCGGCTCAGAGAAAGGGTCTAAGCAGCGCCTCcaaggcagccccagcccctttctGCTTCCTCCGGCTCCGGAGGCAGGCGACGTCCCTggctctgtcccagctgctgggatGCAGGCCCGGCTCTTCCTGGCAGCCCCGCCACACACACCCCATGGGCCCTGCTGCACGGCTGGCCCCTGGCACGTGGCCAGACACactgggcagggggctgggggctctgcagggtgcCCCAGCTCTGCGCCCCACCTGGTGGGCTTGGCAGACTGGCTGCATCTGCTGACTGCAGCATTGACACCTTAGTTATTATAactaataagtaaataaaccGAGATTGTTATTACCTGTGTGAAAAGCACTGTGAACCTAGTGGTACTCTAAAATCTAATGCACAGCTAGGGTAAAAAAAGCTAGGGTAAAAATCGGACATTGAAGTCTGCCAGGGATCTGCAGCCCAGGCCGAAGAGCTGATAGAAAGCCTCAGACTGGCCTCAGGAAACCAGCTTAAAAAACGAATATATAAGCAAAAGCTACCAGTGCTCCAAGCAACAAGTCCTCCTAATGCACGTCATAAGGAATAGTCTCTTTTAGTACTATCCTGCACATTTTTAAGAATTCAACTTTTGAAGGGCATAGGAAAAGTACATGGTATACATCTTCTCACACAATAGTACTCAAAATCGAAAGACCCAAAGCCTTTACATACATAAGTTACCTTTAGGTAACAACTTTTCAGACAGTGTGTACAAAGAATACCCACCAAATATAAAAGCCTGAAAACCAGACCTAGGAACAATACCAAGTCCTCGATTTGTGCACTAAAACCCACCAGAtacctttctgaaaaatcacGTTCCTGTGCTCAACTTCTGTATTCACAAAAATTCATCAAACACACATAGTGAGCGTTCATAAAATGCTGTTGTATTCCTTACAACGGTAAggcacacagaaataaaacgCCAGTCTCgagagggaagggagatggAAGTGGCTACATAGGTACAAAACTACACCACATAACGAAGCTTTGTAGGGTATTTTGACAGCACTGATATGGATGAAAGGAAGGTAATGCTTTGGCATGGGCAGTCACTTGGACTGTGACCCTGATCCTCAGAGGCTCCCTGCACAGCGCAGAGCCTGCGAGCCTGGGCTTAGGTCTGTACTGCTGCTTGTGGGCAGTAACTCACACAGCTTGGTACCACAACACTTTCAAAAGCGTATTTTAGTATCTTGAGCCAAACCTCTGTATCAGATAGACCAGTGGAGGTATGCAATGGTCTGGTTGCCAACATATTCACACTTACATTAGGTATACCTAGAACAAGAAATCGGACCCCTTGATTTGTGAGCACACCTTCACATTACATTTCACTTCATGACAGcataaaaaatcagttttttttttctctagctaGTTTCACAGGGCATAGGCTTTATCCCTTTCCATCATTAACAAGCTGATCCTACAAAGCACTGAGAaccatcattttttatttatactcTTTAAATAGGACTGCTTAACACCTGCAGCTCAAAGGGGCTTTGGAGAAGGCAAAGGCTGTTTTACACTTCCAGACATGGAGCCACACCTAGGCTTACACTGAAGTTTATGCTTTCAGCACTGCCTAATGGAGTTACTCTTCTCACTAGGACTTTGACACTTAAGTTGTTTAGGCCCCTCCACTTTCCAGGTGCCTAATTCATAGGAAATTACGTCTATAAAGCTTGGTGTGACACTCTTAAAAGCTAATTTTCTAAAAAACTGGGAATCTGCTTGCAGCCATCTGGACACTGAGAACGTGCTGGAGAGCAGGGCATTAGGAAGGGGAGCACCGTGCACAGCTACGTCCTGACAGGCTGTAATATGCAGGGAAGGATTTGGGAACCTCATTCgatttaaagggaaaagcactggaaaaaaaaaaaagtggaaaaagaaactggaacAGCCTTAAATCacctacttttatttttatggtgaCCTGCTATCACTGAGGCTGTGACAGCCCGCTTCGTATTGGGAAGCAATGACAACTTTCCCTGTGTGTGTCAACTCCCGACTCATTTACCCTGTTCCGACCTCCATTATTGCTCAAAGTCATAAAACAGCCACACGGAGACACCGGGCTTGCAAACCGTGACCCACGACGAATCCGGGACCGTTATTTTTGCTTGCGGATGACCTTCAAGCCTGAATGCTTGGACGACCAAAACCCCGAGCCGAGATCGCTCCAGCTCACGGGAGGGGGGCGAAAGGAAGGGCAGCAGGGcctcttccccctgccccatcGCTGCCACGGGGCGAGGCCGGACCCGAGCtgccgctgccggccccggggctgcggagGGCGGCGGAGTAGCGGCGCTGGGCTTGCTGCCGGCCAGTCCCTGGCAGCCTGCGGGGACGGCTCGGTCGCAAACTCCCGGCTGCGCAAGCAAGGCAAAACTCCGCGTTTCCGAAGAGCTCCGAAGTTTAACAAATCGCACACGGGCTGCCTCCCGCGCGGCTTCCCCTCCGAGACGTGTCACGGTACAGACACAAGGGCATCGAAAGGGAAAGCGGCTCCGGGCAGGATTTCACTG
Protein-coding sequences here:
- the NFATC1 gene encoding nuclear factor of activated T-cells, cytoplasmic 1 isoform X9, whose product is MPSAAPPAATAAPPSRDADSGRQEPAAAPQRGARPLGSTMKAAEEEHYNYTSSNVNAGLPLNVAHSSLSTPCHGLQTSNPVISVVPSTNHPSGYGGHIDSGASEYYLPPNIRPNGAPALESPRIEITSYMGLHHNNNQFFHDEVEEAIPNAKRSPSTATLNLPNIEAYRDPSCLSPASSLSSRSCNSEASSYESNYSYPYTSPQTSPWQSPCVSPKTTDTEEGYQRGMVACTLLNSPRHSPSTSPRTSITEENWLGARNSRPPSPCNKRKYSLNGRQTSYSPHHSPTPSPQNSPRVSVTDETWLGNTNQYTSSAIVAAINALTTDSTIDMNDGIPIKSRKTAIDHTPSMTLKTEPAGEDHGTISPTADLSPEDFSSFQHIRKGNFCEQYLSVPQHPYQWAKPKSLSPTSYMSPSLPALDWQLPSHSGPYELRIEVQPKSHHRAHYETEGSRGAVKASAGGHPIVQLHGYLESEPLTLQLFIGTADDRLLRPHAFYQVHRITGKTVSTTSHETILSNTKVLEIPLLPENNMRAIIDCAGILKLRNSDIELRKGETDIGRKNTRVRLVFRVHIPQSNGRTLSLQVASNPIECSQRSAQELPLVEKQSTDSFPVIGGKKMILTGHNFLQDSKVIFVEKAPDGHHVWEMEAKTDKEMCKPNSLVVEIPPFRNQRITSPVQVNFYVCNGKRKRSQYQLFTYLPANGENSQWIQGHVASLIPPPVDGPIASPWSTAL
- the NFATC1 gene encoding nuclear factor of activated T-cells, cytoplasmic 1 isoform X10: MTGVEAEQEFDFDFLFEFKHSDEGGGGEHYNYTSSNVNAGLPLNVAHSSLSTPCHGLQTSNPVISVVPSTNHPSGYGGHIDSGASEYYLPPNIRPNGAPALESPRIEITSYMGLHHNNNQFFHDEVEEAIPNAKRSPSTATLNLPNIEAYRDPSCLSPASSLSSRSCNSEASSYESNYSYPYTSPQTSPWQSPCVSPKTTDTEEGYQRGMVACTLLNSPRHSPSTSPRTSITEENWLGARNSRPPSPCNKRKYSLNGRQTSYSPHHSPTPSPQNSPRVSVTDETWLGNTNQYTSSAIVAAINALTTDSTIDMNDGIPIKSRKTAIDHTPSMTLKTEPAGEDHGTISPTADLSPEDFSSFQHIRKGNFCEQYLSVPQHPYQWAKPKSLSPTSYMSPSLPALDWQLPSHSGPYELRIEVQPKSHHRAHYETEGSRGAVKASAGGHPIVQLHGYLESEPLTLQLFIGTADDRLLRPHAFYQVHRITGKTVSTTSHETILSNTKVLEIPLLPENNMRAIIDCAGILKLRNSDIELRKGETDIGRKNTRVRLVFRVHIPQSNGRTLSLQVASNPIECSQRSAQELPLVEKQSTDSFPVIGGKKMILTGHNFLQDSKVIFVEKAPDGHHVWEMEAKTDKEMCKPNSLVVEIPPFRNQRITSPVQVNFYVCNGKRKRSQYQLFTYLPANGENSQWIQGHVASLIPPPVDGPIASPWSTAL